The DNA segment TGCGGGCCGTTTGTTCATTGACCACTTTCGATAAGCCGTAGCTATCCATAGGATCAACGTCGTAGTCCTCTTCCAGGGGCAGTACCTTGGGATCGGTCTGGCCATTGGAAAAACAGATTCCATAGGTGGTCTCGGAGGAGGCAATGATGATCTTTCGAATGCCTAGTTTCACGGCGGCTTCAATGACGTTGTAGGTGCCGATTGTGTTGACCCGAAACGTTTCATTATCGGGTTTGAGTAAGATTCGGGGTACAGCGGCAAAATGAACGACCGCATCAAACTTGGGCACGCCCGTACCGGGCTCCAGCTCATCCAAGCCGGCGTACGAAGTCATGGCATTGAAGATTTGTCCCGAATCCGTGATGTCGGCTACTAGGTTATCCACGCCTGGGTGATCCAGAGGTGTCAGGTCGACATTGAGCACCCGGTGTCCCTGGTCAAGCAGGTAGGGAACAACATGCTTTCCGGCCTTTCCCGACCCGCCCGTAAAAAATATCCGCTGTTTGGTCATGTCTTCTTTTTCTTAGTTGAGTTCGCTCCTTTGACGAAGCTGTGTTCTGAATAACGATGTGCATTCGCCACATTTAGCAAAATATACTGATAACGCCTTGATGTATATTCTATTGGTCACGTGTTTACCAGAAAAAACGTTTTGTGAGTGGCTTAGCGGGGAGTTACAAGGTATTGCTAGTATTTACTTGAACTAGCACCAGCGAAAAAAGATGATAAATTCACCATAAAGTTATCATTTACCATTAGAACAACTCATCAGTTAGCGGCTGAAGCCGTTAAGCAGAACCAGCGGCAAATCTATAAAGGCCATCAATCAAGCCGTTACCATTGCCTGGCAGTTGATGAAAGGCAATATGATATTCGTAAAGTAGTATTGACTAATAAGCGTCTCAATATTATTGGTACTTCGAATCAAACCGGCTGCTCGAGTCGACAACTGAAAATTAGCTACCGGTACCTACAACAAGTTATGTGTATTGATGAGTAAACGCATCACATACAGTCTTTCAGGTCGTCCAAGGGTCCTTGAGGTCAGGATGACCGCATACCTCTTCAAGTGGTAAATAAGAGAGGTTAAGACCATCTATTGCCAAAGATTGGTTCGAAAACGTCTAACATTGGGCTAATTAATGGTCTAGAGTCCTTTTTGCTAACTCGTTCTCCTGTCTTCTGTACACACAATTAACTATAGGCACATAGGTAATTAACAGATGACCATAAAAAGAAACGCATGATTCGGTAACTCTGAGCCAATTCAGCCTTATAGTAGCCGTAGCCCTGCGTAGCGGGCAGAAACTCCTTCTTTGCTTCCATGATTCAGTTTGTAAGCCGTAAGGCCTTTGTAACACGCACCCTTGCTGCCATCCTGTGTCTGGCAGGCCCCAACCTAATCGCACAAGACTGGACCCTAGGTCCTTTCGTAAGACCCCAGGGGGTAAATCCTGTTATTTCCCCCAATCCTAAAAGCACCTTTCCCGACCCCATCAGTGGCCAACGGGTAGCCTGGGAAGCCAGTGATGTCTTCAACCCAGCAGCGACTATCCGCAAGAAAAAGATTTATGTCCTCTATCGGTCCGAAGATAAGTCTGGACAAGGCATTGGCAAACGCACATCCCGGCTGGGGCTGGCAACCAGCAAAGATGGTCTTCGCATGAAGCGACGCCCGACGCCGGTATTTTACCCCGCCGATGATAATCAGAAAGAGTTCGAGTGGCCAGGCGGCTGCGAAGACCCCCGCATTGCGATGACCCCGGAGGGTACCTATCTCATGCTCTACACGCAGTGGAATAGACACGTGCCCAGACTGGCCGTTGCTACATCCAAAAATCTAACGACCTGGACCAAACATGGTCCCGCCTTCTACCAGGCCTACGGGGGCAAATTTAAAGACTTGGCCAGTAAATCTGCTTCCATTGTGACCAAACTGGTAAAGGGGCGGCAAGTAATCACCAAAGTGAAGGGCAAGTACATGATGTACTGGGGCGAAAAATTCATGAATATCGCTACTTCGGATAATTTGGTGAACTGGGAGCCTATGGTGGATGAGCGGGGCGAACTGAAAGCGGTACTCTTGACGCGGCCACATTATTTCGATAGCGATCTGACCGAATGTGGCCCGCCCGCCATCCTGACCGACAAAGGCATCCTGGTGTTATATAATGGCAAGAATAAGCCGGGCATAGGCCGCGATACGACCTACACGGCGAACACCTATGCCGCTGGCCAGGTATTGTTTGATGCGCAGGATCCCTCCCGAGTCATCGCCCGCTTGGACAAGCCTTTTTTTGTGCCTACCGAGCCGTTCGAGAAAAGTGGCCAATACCCGGCGGGTACAGTCTTCGTGGAGGGCTTGGTATATCATCGGGGCCAGTGGTTTTTGTATTATGGATGTGCTGACAGTCGGGTAGCCGTAGCGGTGTACAAGCCGAAAAGCCGGTAAAATAATGCCGGTCGGTCAAGAACAGAAACGGCTGGACGGATGCTGACAATCGGTAGAGATTTTATGGTTGAGATTATCGAACAAGGGTATGAGGCATTTTACTATAACTACAAGCTTTTTGACATAACTATAAAAATAGTCTCTTACTATCTGCGTAGGACTAGGTAAAGAAACTATTTACAGCAAGAAATAAGCCTGAGTACTAAGCTCAGGCTTAAAAGCGAGATGATTAATGCGCTGGAGCAGTAGTTATTTCAACCGGAAATTTATGCCAACACTGACCTGCCACCGGTTAAAATCGTCGGGTGGTGTCAGATAATAGCCACCATTCGAGTTCCTTGACCAGCTCCGGCCCGCCATTGCTTCGACTGACCATCGCTTCGCAATTCGGTAATGAGCGCCTAGCCCTATTTCCGTTTGCCAGGTATACCCAGTGCCGGGAGGGGCGTCAGACCGCATCCTAAGTGTGCTTTGACCATAGGAAGCTCCCAAATGGCCAAACATGGCTAACCGGTTGCCTCGCAGAAAATAGTAGCGCGTTGATAAGCCCCCGCCCTTTAACCGATAGTCAGGCTTATCAACTGTCTGAGGATAAATGTTACTGACCAGATAGCGAGCTTCAGCAGCGATGGACCAGCCGTCCATGATGAAGTACTGAACACGAGGTATCACGTACGTTGTGGTTGGATAAGTGCCCCGGTAGCCCTGTCCAACGTTGACCCCTACATTAAAATGCCCTTTCCCCAATAGATCCTGTTGCTTGCCGTCGCTTAAGGTTTGGGTCTTTCCCACTAAAGGACTTACCAGGCAAAAAAGTAATAGATACCGTCTCATCGTATAACAAGTTGTTTGCCGTAGAGACGCTTCCAGCGTTGGTACAGTTGTAACGTTTTGAAATCATTAAGCTTTATTAACAGTTGATAGCCGACTGAACGAAGTTGTCTGAATGTCGTGGCGGTTGCAAAGCTTAGTATGACTGTTTCCTGGGTAAATTATAACAGTGTGAAGCCCGTTTTTTGAAAGGAGTGAGCAACCCCACGATGGATCGTAGCCACTACAACTGCAATGATATAACTTGACATATACTACGGATTGAGTTATACATATTCTATTAATTATTATATTAGCTATCCCTTATTTCATAAACTCATCTTTATAAACGTTTCAATCATGAACAAATTTGCACTGATCATGCTTGGCCTGATGGCTGTAATCTTGGGAGGTTGTAGCCAAACTAGTCAGGAAGCTACTCCTGATTTAGCCACCTCGTTGGCGGGACAATTCAACGCTACCTACTTAATTGTTGATCCAACTAGTCAGCAAAGTCCATCGAGTGGGTCGCTGTCGCTAGTTCAACTAAAACGCAAAAACAACAATACGCTGACTATCGAGGTTAAGATCGATGATGGGCCTGTGCAGGTAAATGACCGCTATGAGGCTGTGATTACACCAACAAACCTAGAGGGGGATGGCTTGTTAATTCCTGGTCTTCGCAGCCGGTATAATCTTACTGCTCCCAATCTAAACAGGAAAGGGTCGGGCGTAAGTAGTTTAAATCTCTACCAAGATGGCAAGGTCCGTGGCGGTCTTGCCTACGTGAATTCGACAGGTCAGCTAATAAGCCTGGCCTTTGCTCTATAGCTTCGGGTAAACCAGACAATGTACAAATTCCGGTCATCTTAAAAATTGGGTTTTGTACGTTGTCTGGCCTTGTCGCGCAACCACGAATCAGGCTTTTCGATTACTATCTTTTCTTAGGGGAGATGTCAAAAATAACTGGTCCAGAAAAAACTATGAATACAACGGCTCTATTGAACGACCCTCAAAACGCAGGGAATCATAATATCATCAGCTAATTCATAATAGACGAAAAGCGCTATATTATGAAAGCGATTGTAGTAGTGGCTGTTACCTCCTACTGGCACAAAACTATCATCAACTGCGTCGTGGGTAAGGTTTCCGAACGTCTCCGAATTCTCATGCCAACCTATCTCACTAACTAATCCATCGCTCTTACGAATTTGTATCAGAATCTGAGTAGTACCATTTTCTTTCTTGTACGTGTAAAGAGTACCGTTCGGTCTTTTCCTGCTTGAGACTAGTTCGAATCGCTTCCGGCTTAATATAGTTCGTACGGCTCGTTCCTGTTTCAGGAGTAGGCCTTTTAACTCATAGTAGTCGAGCATCGGCCTGGCCATTGCTGGTTGAGCGGTTATCAACTGGATAGGCGCTAATAGTGCCAGGCAAGTCACTAACAGTAGAAGCTTGATTTGCGTAAGTCTCATGATCATAGCTACTCTTGACTAAAATGTGCGGGAGCGTTTTGCTAGGTTAAATGAATCGGTTTTATGCGATACCATTTTATGCTTATTCAGTTGGATGAGCATTACCGCCATTATTCATAAAAACAGCGTCTAAACGTGTCCTACGTGTGGGTGTTACACAACAGTTTATGGTGAACTCGCTTTCGGGATAGCTGACTACACAAGCAGTGGCGGTGGTTCCAGCTGAAAACAGGATATGGACCCTTTTACCCTAACTTCGACATCCTTCATCCCGAGAATCCACAGGAACCTTTGTGGGGGAAGCTATCACAACCCCTTCAGGGGATTCCCACGCATTGGTCCAATAGGATGAAGTCGTTGATCTGGCTCAATGCTCACTAATTGGTTTACCAGAATTATCAGCAGGGCCGCATTATGCCACAAGACGATCGTTGACTTATTAGTAGGTGTCAATAAAAACCGTTGAGTAAGCACAGTCCGTAAACCTTGGAGATCGTGTCCCTTTTCGTGGTGCAATTTGTAGACAGTTTTACCTTTATTTTCTTTAGCTATTATAGACTAATCGAGCGATGTCGATTCCTCCAATTTTGTAAAGCCCAGAAACCGCTGACAACTACAGTACTTCCATAAAAGTACAACCAGTAATAGGGCGATTCAACCAGGTATAATGGATTATTGGTTAACCCGTGGAATAGCACTGTAAAAAACAAATTTTGGGTCAATACGTAGACAACCAGAAAAAACAAGCCCATCATAAAGACCCGACTCAGTTCGCTCAAGCTGTGCTCATACTGGAAAATGTAAGCAGGAATATGAATAAGCGTAAATAGAATTAACGATCCTATGCAAAGCAAAATAGTTCGATGATCTTTTTTGAATTGCTGGGAAAATCGAAGCGGTAAGTAACGGAATATCCACTCTTCCAGTATGGCCCCCGGCAACGAGTTCAGGATAAATAGTAAAAAGAAGCTGGGTAAACGATCGGTTAGTGAGAATATGTGAGCATGAGTAGTGAAGGTTGATAGGAGCATAGTGGTCAGTACTTCCACAACTATAATAGCGCCTAACCCCTGTAAAATAGTCTTGCCTTTGAATGGCTGGGTAAGCCAGATCTTTTGGTCTCCTGCCAGCAAATAAGTTACTATAATCTGGATGAAATAAATAGCTAAACCAAATAAGATTGCTATTTGTCGTTGCGCTACCAATGTTTTGACGAATTGCCAGTAAAACAACCCATTAACAGCTATTATAAGCAAACAATTGATAAGAAGAATTCGACTAAATTGGTATGCACTCATAGACTCGGAACAATTTATCTGTCAGCGTCTCCAGTAAGTAGGATCTCTACCTATTTTAATCACATTGTACGTCTCAAAGATGTGAGCTGGGCCGATAGAGACTCAAGATATAAATTTATTCTATTCACAGCAGAGCAGTTATAAAACAGCCCTGAAAATATGTGCGAAAATGCTCAAGTTACCTGTAAATTTAATCAGTATCTTTCTGATAATTAAGGCCTTATATCACTATATTGACTTTTTATGCGTTAGGCTATGACATTTAACTATATAAGGCTGGATTTCAATCACTAACCTGTTAACAGCTATGAGCTGGAAGGCAAAATGGGGTGGTGCTTGTACTGACAAAAACACAGATAAATAATTGACGTTGACTTACCAAATGTCAACGAAAATACAAAAACTTGCCAGCATTATTTAAGAGAAAGGAGTTGAACTATATCGTAAACAGTTTCAAAATTGAGACTATATAAATAACCCAAAAAAAGATTGATACGATCGCAATAGAGGCTCATCTTAGCAATTGTTTAGGCGATAAAAATATACCAAACGTTTACCTTGAATCGAGTTAAAACAGGATTGATACTACGGCGAGAATAAAAAGGACGATTAAAAAAGCAGGGCTTGCCACTTGTTGTAGAAAAGTGAACCAAGGGAGGGCGGGTTGAACTAAATTTGATTTTCATAGGAGGTAAAAACCTTCTTTAGGCAAGGCGAATATCCATAGTTTGAACGCATTAATTACGAGTAAGATACCCTAGAAAGTGGCTTTGTAGTGGTCATAACTGCACCTTTATAACGAATTATGAAAAGTATATTGCTCATTCTGGGAATTGTGTTACTCGTACAAGTCGGTTGGTCTCAATCAACAATAACTGTACGGTTGAAAAGTCAGCTTAGAGAGCCAACTTACCTTGAATACATTGACGTTTTTAATAATAACCAACTGACTATTTTATCGAACACAAATCAACAGGCGAAGTGGTCGGTTGAGCAACCTATTTTTTTGCGGGACGCTGATCACCGGAGTCAGGCCCTATACTTGCTGTTCCCAACTAAATCTTACACCTTAACTCGGGGAGTAAATCATTATTTAACCGCTGATACAGCCGGGGATACGACCAAGGCCCTTGCTAACTGTCATCAACAGTATTTGAATACGCAGAGATCACTTAATCAAGGTGAGTGGAACTTTGAAAGGGAATACTTAACAGGTGTTTCTTACACCAAACTAACGTTTGAACAACGATCTCGGGAACTGCAAAAACGCTATCAAAGCCGTTTACTTTTTCTCAACCAGTACGCTAATCAACACCACGTAACGAGTAAGCAGGTAACTCCCTGGAAGGACTACTTTTTCTATCAATACATACGAGGCTTAGTGACCCATACCGCTACCCAGATTCCGTCCGATTCTATCAACCAGTACGTTCGTTTTTTTCAGGATGACACCAAATTGTACATTCCCGAGTACCGTGCCGGGGCGATCAGTCTGTTGCGTATACTGGCGTATCAACCTACAGGCAAGCTTGATTTCGCGCAGATGTACCAGAGGGCTACTCACTCGTTTTCGGCGGGTACTCGTGATTTTTTATTATTTTATATTATGAAAACCTTGAGCCAGCCGAAAGAAGATAAATTACCAAACATGGATTTTGATTTACCACTCGCTCGTCAGTTACTGCCTGCTTTTCAAGCAGATTGCCAACAGGATGCTTACGTTAAATACATAACGAAATCGATGAGTTTTCTAACGACAACGCGATCGTCGGTTGGTAAGGAAGTCAAGTTGCTGGATGGGTTAGGATCGTCAGTCACTTGGGCTCAATTGCTCGCTGGTCATCGTGGCCGAATCGTATACGTAGATTTTTGGGCAAGCTGGTGTGCCCCTTGCCGGGCTGAACTACCAGCTTCGTATCAATTACGAAACTCGTTGGTGAAAGACAACATCAGTTTCCTTTACATTTCGATGGATGAGGATTCACAAGCTTGGTTGAATGCCCTCAAACAGGTCGGTCTGGAAAAACAGTTTAGCTACCTACTGACTCATTCATTTCAATCTGATTTAGCCAAACAATACCAGTTGAAAGCCATTCCTCGCTACTTATTATTCGATAAGCAGGGGAAGTTGATATCGGCCAGAGCGAAACGTCCCAGTGACAAAGCCCTTCAATCCGAATTGCACGGTTTAGCCCGGTAAAGGAGCCAGATAAACAATTGACTACAGGAACGTTGATCACTAGTTGGACGGAGAGTTAATTCTTCTTTGGTGCACTACCATCAACTGAGTGACTCGGGGCCACCGGTGCGTTTGCAAATGTCTACCGAGGGTTTGGTTAGCTACGAAAATGAGTCTGGTTTGTCGACGTGTCACAACGAAAATAGCCTGCTAAAACTAGTTGAATCAGCGCTAACTTTTGCAATTGCTCCGGTGGCCCTGAGCTGCGCACCTTATGCGATAGAGACGGTAAACAAATTTCCAACCCTTTATTGATGGTAGGATTCTACCATCTATAGGAGATGATATCATGAAAAAAATTAGTCGCTTTTACCTGCTGTTTATCGGTTGCCTGTGTATTTTCTGGCTCGTCACGAGTTGCTGGAAACGAGAACATTACTTCCTGCTAACTACCAGTACAAAAGGGAAATGGGAGTGGGTTAGTACAACAACACCAACTCGTGTTCTTACCCCACAATCGGTCGGCTACACCAGGCAGTTCTCCGGGGGGACTGATGAGCAGGGAATCTATGTCGGCTTTTATAAGAACGACACGTTGCAACGCCGGGTTTACGAAACGTCGAGAGATACGACGCATACATTCGTGGATCATGGGCGCAACACGGTGTTAATAAAATACGGAGGGGCTGGTTTTATTAAATACTATGTAGCAACCGGCACGAACAACGAAACGATTACGGTGAGCGAACTATTGAATCCTTATACTTTACCCGCTGATACAATTCGGAGTGTGTATCGGAGTGTGGGCAACAAACCTCTCTATCCTTACTGAGTATACAATGGCCTACGAGCGTATAGATGCGTATTTATTAGCGACGTACTTATCTCCATCAATCGTTACGGACGGAATGTCGTCCCTCTACACGTAAGCATTTGTACAACAGATCCATACTTTTTGCCTGCGTATCACTACTGATTTTCAACTTGTGGGACAGGAACGAGGGAGCCGAAAATAATTTCGTTGGAAGGTTTGCAAACCGCATAGCCGTTGAAACAGAAGCCTTTCAAAATAGTCAACGTTGCTAGCAGCTGGCTACTATAAACTGAAGCATGAGTTTGATGATGACTGATTCGCTCCAAGTGATACCGCAGGCGGGTACAGATACGCGAACTGGTACGATAACGCTAATAAGCAATTGAGTTTGATATGTACAGCGGATGAAGTTGCCGATGGTACAAGGTCGATCAGGTGAGTTTGTAAAAGATTACTGATTCTAAACAGGGATTGGATGCAGTGAATCAAGTAGGCACTCTCACCAAGAGGTAGCAGGATTGCGTCAAGGGCTAGAGGCCTAAATTTCACGATTCGGAGAACGAAGCTAACGAAGTAGTGTCTACAAATCCTGGGTTTAATTCCTTACTACAGGACGCTTACATAACATGTAACAATTTTTGTAGCAGTCGAAGAAATGATAGACTTCAATACCTGAACGCTAACCCTATTTTGTTGTATACGTGCCGTGGCTGTTGCTAAAGTCTAGGATGGTCCAGATCAACTGAATCAAGATACTGATCCTGACGCGTAATCGGTCTGGTTTTAGTCCGATTATTTGGGTGATAAACCCTAATTCAGACTTTTACAACAGCCACTGGCGAGGAAACAACTTGGCTCTCGAAATCAGTGGTGGTTCGTGACACGGTGATTTGACAATGCGTCAATCCGTATTCTTCGGCATTCACAGATATTGAGCCATCACATGAAAAGTTTCAGCCCGTATCTTACTTGATGACCGCCAGAGCGGCAGCGTAATCAGGCTCTTGCCCTATTTCCGGCACCTGCTGTTCGTAAACGATTTTTCCTTCGGGATTCACTACGATTACCGCACGACTCAACAAACCTTTCATGGGTCCGTCGGCGATTTGCACCCCGTAAGAATTGCCAAAATCAGTTCTGAAATCAGAAAGCATCACTACGTTTTTGATGCCTTCCGCGCCACAAAACGCTTTTTGGGCAAACGGCAGATCTTTGGAAATGCAGAGCACGGTTGTGTTCTTTAATCCAGCTGCATCCTCATTGAATTTTCGCACCGATTTGGAACAAACACCTGTATTTACGCTTGGAAAGATATTCATGATCACGTATTTGCCTTTATAATCGGCTAACGTGTTATCCTTGAGATCAATACCAGTCAAGGTAAACTCTTTGATCGGTGTTCCCACAGCCGGCAGTTTGCCAACGGTATGAATTGTTTTACCACCCAGCGTAATGGCGGTGCCTGTTGTCTGAGCGAATGAACTACTTGTAATGATTAGTCCAGCCAGCCCAAACAAAAAAAGTTTGAAGGCGGGTATGAAGTTTTTGATACTGGTCATAAAGATGGATTAGTTTACTAGTGATTCCTCAAATGTACAAAGAAAGAGTTACGCTGGTATACCGGCACACCTACTCAGGTACGCCAGGTACGCCTTTCTGAATTAAATGGAGTGGCACCGCCCGGCGTTAGTTAATGAAAGCGACATGAGTGCCCACTTCCTTTCGCAATCGAGTGGGCACCTTGGAACAGTCAGTAGTAATGAAACCTCCACTTTTATCAGCTGAATGCAAGCCATCAAATGCGTACTTATCAGGGTAGACTTGTTGCCCCAACCGCCGATGGCTGAACGGTGGTTAACAGTGGCTTAGGACGAAGCGGTTGAGGAGTATTAACGGGATCCCGTCGTTGCCCCGGCGTGGTGTCCCTCTTGACTGGGGCTGCTTTTTTATAAGCCCTTATTCCACCAATAGGGGGTAGATACCGGGCCGCCCGGAGCCGATTTGCTAACCACTTCGTCTCGGTGCGCCCCTTGATATAGCGCTCAACCACCAATGCAGCGATGGGTGCCGCCACGTCGCCCCCCCAACCGGCGTTTTCCACGAAAACGGCTACGGCAATGGTCGGAGCGTTCATGGGAGCAAAGCCCACAAAGATGGAGTGATCAAACTGGTGACCGTATTTCGTATTTTGCGACGTACCTGTTTTACCACATATGTCGAGCCCAGCCAAATTGGCCGATTTAGCGCTACCACTCACAACGGTCCGGCGCATCCCGTCGATGACCGGCAGGTAATAGCGGTGGTCAATGCCTGTATCATGGTGCTTTCGGTATTGGTCTGGCAGTTGAGCGCCGATCGTTTCGAAGCCTTTGAGGTAGTGAGGAGTAATATACCATCCTCGATTGGCAATGGCCGCGGCTAGGTTGGCCAGCTTCAGGGGCGTAATCAGCAGCTCTCCTTCTCCAATACTCAGGGAGGATATGTACGAAAACTTCCAGCGATTTTCACCTTTGTAGAGCCGGTCGTAGTAAGGCACATCGGGCAGGTTACCCCGGCGTTCGCTGGGTAAGTCGACACCCAATTGCTGACCAATGCCAAACTGTTCGACCCGTTGGTGCCATTTGGCTAAACCGACGGCCGAAGCTTTAAACGTGTTCGTTTCGGAGTTGTTATACAACATCCGGCGAAACACCTGATAGAAATACGGATTACAGGAATTACCGATAGCACCCCGGAGATCGTTACCCCCCCGACAGTGACAGCGCATCGGCGAACCAGCATGGCCGTACACCGTATGGGGTGTCAACGTACCCTCCTGTTGGGCCACCAGGGCCTGGATGAGTTTGAACGTGGAGCCAGGCCGGTAACTAGCCATAATTGGCCGGTTAATCAGCGGTTTGTAACGATTTTTGAGCAACGAGCCGTATTGGTTACTAAAGTTGCTGGCCGATAACAAGTTAGGATCGAAGGTTGGGGCCGATACCGACGCCAGAATCTCACCCGTAGCGGGCTCAATGGCAACAATAGCCCCTACTTTGTTGACCATCAGGCTGTCGGCGAAACGCTGCAAATCGGAGTCGACACTAATGAGGAGGTCTTTTCCCTTCACCGCCAGGGTATCGTAGGCACCACCTTTCCAGGAACCTTTGGTGACCCCATGCACATCCTGCATCATAAACTTGACGCCCCGCCGGCCCCGTAACTGCTCTTCGTAATAACTTTCCAGTCCACTCTGACCGATGTAATCGCCCGGCCGGTAGTAGGGATACTCCTGCTCATCGAGCTTAGTCCGATTGATCTCACTGACGTAGCCCAGCGTATTGGCCAGCGTGTGTCCCGGATAGATCCGAACCGAATTGATCTGGGCATGAAACCCTCTATAGTCAACCAACGCATCCTGAAGGCGGGCAAAGTCCTGCTTCGATAGTCGCCGTTTAAAGAGTGAAGGTTTCACCATTGAGTAGTTCTTGGCCAATCCCATCAGGCTGTCAAAGTCCGCTTTGGACAGATTCATGAGGGTACAGAAGGCCGCCGTGTCCGCCATGATGACTTTTTTAGGCGTAACGTACAGATCATAAACGGGTGTATTGTCGACGAGTAGTTTATGGTTACGATCATAGATCTGTCCCCGATAAGGAGTCTCGATGACCCGATTGATCGAGTTCTTGGAAGCCCCAAGCGAATAGGTATCGTCGAGTACCTGTATATAGAATAAGCGTGCTAGATAAATCAGGGCAACGAAACAGAAAACCCCAATAACCACCCACTTACGATTTTCCTCCATGACAATGACTGCTTGCTTGGTTTACTGATTAATCAACAAAGTTAGCACAATAACCGTACACTGCCATTTTGCGGCTCTATCATTGCTAAACCATGAGGCCGCGTAATGTCAGCCCCCCGCTAAAAATGTAGCACGAGCCGATGTTCATTCGGTCTGGGTAGTGCGGTAGTCAGGTGTGCGTGTTTACTCCGTGGAAGACGGTCGGGCTGCGCTGACTTTTTCACGCAAACTTTTCGAGTCGTCCACTACTTTGTCAATAGCTTCCGTTTTCACGAGTAGGTTGATCAGGGGTCAACTTTCTTTGATTCGATCGGTCCTTATTTTTTGCTCACGGTTATCTGATACCCGAAAGGAAGCGTCAAGCACGGCTCTGTTACGGCTGAATCAAGTGTACACTACGGGTTGACGATAACAAATATTCGTAGAAGCAATCGGTATGAATGCACTCTTCCGCGCTGAGGATATTTCTTCAAAGGTCCTGATTCTACCGGACCACGATGATATGGTATACCCGATGTAACGTTACATGGCCTTACAACAGTGGAAGGTTGCCCCATATGTTTCCATCAAGACATTGGCAGGTGCCTCGATTGATCGGTCAACTACAAGTATCGATCCCTTTGCTAGTAGGTGCTCATCACGCTACCAGTAGTTAGTCGCTGAACGGACCCAATTAATTGACTACTATAAAACAATTTGCTTAATCCTGCCTTTTACTTACTGAAAAATACTCAGTAGTATTTACTCAACCAACTACCTATACTTCTATGACAATTCAACGCAAACTGGCCGCCGAGTTCGTGGGCACTCTATGGTTAGTTTTGGGCGGCTGTGGCAGCGCCG comes from the Spirosoma agri genome and includes:
- a CDS encoding NAD-dependent epimerase/dehydratase family protein; the protein is MTKQRIFFTGGSGKAGKHVVPYLLDQGHRVLNVDLTPLDHPGVDNLVADITDSGQIFNAMTSYAGLDELEPGTGVPKFDAVVHFAAVPRILLKPDNETFRVNTIGTYNVIEAAVKLGIRKIIIASSETTYGICFSNGQTDPKVLPLEEDYDVDPMDSYGLSKVVNEQTARSFQRRSGFDIYALRIGNVIEPHEYAELFPHYFTNPEVRRRNAFCYIDARDLGQIVDLCLQKDQLGYQVFNAGNDHNGAILPSQELAARFFPGVPFSREMGEHEALFSNRKIRDVLGFREQHNWQKYVKWEG
- a CDS encoding glycoside hydrolase family 130 protein translates to MIQFVSRKAFVTRTLAAILCLAGPNLIAQDWTLGPFVRPQGVNPVISPNPKSTFPDPISGQRVAWEASDVFNPAATIRKKKIYVLYRSEDKSGQGIGKRTSRLGLATSKDGLRMKRRPTPVFYPADDNQKEFEWPGGCEDPRIAMTPEGTYLMLYTQWNRHVPRLAVATSKNLTTWTKHGPAFYQAYGGKFKDLASKSASIVTKLVKGRQVITKVKGKYMMYWGEKFMNIATSDNLVNWEPMVDERGELKAVLLTRPHYFDSDLTECGPPAILTDKGILVLYNGKNKPGIGRDTTYTANTYAAGQVLFDAQDPSRVIARLDKPFFVPTEPFEKSGQYPAGTVFVEGLVYHRGQWFLYYGCADSRVAVAVYKPKSR
- a CDS encoding outer membrane beta-barrel protein, whose product is MRRYLLLFCLVSPLVGKTQTLSDGKQQDLLGKGHFNVGVNVGQGYRGTYPTTTYVIPRVQYFIMDGWSIAAEARYLVSNIYPQTVDKPDYRLKGGGLSTRYYFLRGNRLAMFGHLGASYGQSTLRMRSDAPPGTGYTWQTEIGLGAHYRIAKRWSVEAMAGRSWSRNSNGGYYLTPPDDFNRWQVSVGINFRLK
- a CDS encoding CPBP family intramembrane glutamic endopeptidase; the encoded protein is MSAYQFSRILLINCLLIIAVNGLFYWQFVKTLVAQRQIAILFGLAIYFIQIIVTYLLAGDQKIWLTQPFKGKTILQGLGAIIVVEVLTTMLLSTFTTHAHIFSLTDRLPSFFLLFILNSLPGAILEEWIFRYLPLRFSQQFKKDHRTILLCIGSLILFTLIHIPAYIFQYEHSLSELSRVFMMGLFFLVVYVLTQNLFFTVLFHGLTNNPLYLVESPYYWLYFYGSTVVVSGFWALQNWRNRHRSISL
- a CDS encoding TlpA family protein disulfide reductase, with product MKSILLILGIVLLVQVGWSQSTITVRLKSQLREPTYLEYIDVFNNNQLTILSNTNQQAKWSVEQPIFLRDADHRSQALYLLFPTKSYTLTRGVNHYLTADTAGDTTKALANCHQQYLNTQRSLNQGEWNFEREYLTGVSYTKLTFEQRSRELQKRYQSRLLFLNQYANQHHVTSKQVTPWKDYFFYQYIRGLVTHTATQIPSDSINQYVRFFQDDTKLYIPEYRAGAISLLRILAYQPTGKLDFAQMYQRATHSFSAGTRDFLLFYIMKTLSQPKEDKLPNMDFDLPLARQLLPAFQADCQQDAYVKYITKSMSFLTTTRSSVGKEVKLLDGLGSSVTWAQLLAGHRGRIVYVDFWASWCAPCRAELPASYQLRNSLVKDNISFLYISMDEDSQAWLNALKQVGLEKQFSYLLTHSFQSDLAKQYQLKAIPRYLLFDKQGKLISARAKRPSDKALQSELHGLAR
- the tpx gene encoding thiol peroxidase; its protein translation is MTSIKNFIPAFKLFLFGLAGLIITSSSFAQTTGTAITLGGKTIHTVGKLPAVGTPIKEFTLTGIDLKDNTLADYKGKYVIMNIFPSVNTGVCSKSVRKFNEDAAGLKNTTVLCISKDLPFAQKAFCGAEGIKNVVMLSDFRTDFGNSYGVQIADGPMKGLLSRAVIVVNPEGKIVYEQQVPEIGQEPDYAAALAVIK